The following are encoded together in the Mesoterricola sediminis genome:
- a CDS encoding DUF6526 family protein: MSQTYETHRRMDPLYHYGATVLWLLLAASVVRHVLQQRPGSWTELVLVAFLFILFWKVRGNPLRVQDRLIRLEETLRMKALLPAEQQPDIARLTPAQFVALRFASDGELADRVREAVAEQLGAEAIKKRIQTWRADEFRV; the protein is encoded by the coding sequence ATGAGCCAAACCTACGAAACCCACCGCCGCATGGACCCCCTGTACCACTATGGGGCCACGGTCCTCTGGCTCCTCCTCGCCGCGTCCGTCGTCCGCCACGTCCTCCAGCAGCGCCCCGGCTCCTGGACCGAGCTGGTCCTCGTGGCCTTCCTCTTCATCCTCTTCTGGAAGGTGCGCGGCAACCCCCTGCGGGTCCAGGACCGCCTGATCCGCCTCGAGGAGACCCTGCGCATGAAGGCCCTGCTGCCGGCGGAACAGCAGCCGGACATCGCCCGCCTGACCCCCGCCCAGTTCGTGGCCCTGCGCTTCGCCTCCGACGGCGAGCTGGCCGACCGGGTCCGGGAGGCCGTCGCCGAACAGCTGGGGGCCGAGGCCATCAAGAAGCGCATCCAGACCTGGCGCGCGGACGAATTCAGGGTCTAG
- the mog gene encoding molybdopterin adenylyltransferase, giving the protein MNARIGIVTISDRASTGVYEDLSGPAIRDTLQAYLSTPWEPVVRLIPDEQPIIEATLRALVDEAHCCLVLTTGGTGPSPRDVTPEATRAVCPRILDGFGERMRAVSLQYVPTAILSRQIAGLRGASLIVNLPGRPRAIRECLDAVFPAIPYCIELAGGPFLDTDPAVIQAFRPPR; this is encoded by the coding sequence ATGAACGCACGAATCGGCATCGTCACCATCTCCGACCGGGCCAGCACCGGCGTCTACGAGGACCTCTCCGGTCCCGCCATCCGGGACACCCTCCAGGCCTACCTCAGCACGCCCTGGGAGCCCGTGGTCCGCCTGATCCCGGACGAACAACCGATCATCGAGGCCACCCTCCGGGCCCTCGTGGACGAGGCGCACTGCTGCCTCGTGCTCACCACCGGCGGCACCGGACCCTCCCCCCGCGACGTGACGCCCGAGGCGACCCGGGCCGTGTGTCCCCGGATCCTGGACGGCTTCGGGGAGCGCATGCGGGCCGTCTCCCTCCAGTACGTGCCCACCGCCATCCTCTCCCGCCAGATCGCCGGCCTCCGGGGCGCCAGCCTCATCGTGAACCTCCCGGGCCGCCCGCGCGCCATCCGGGAGTGCCTGGACGCCGTCTTCCCCGCCATCCCCTACTGCATCGAACTGGCCGGCGGCCCCTTCCTGGACACCGACCCCGCCGTCATCCAGGCCTTCCGGCCGCCGCGCTAG
- the tig gene encoding trigger factor — protein MPSSLTHHSPTRKSIDVTVPASEVSEEYGKVLAKIAPKVRIPGFRPGKAPKDVLMQRYEREILSEVAENLVNRHFMQAASSEGVFPISRPALEKVDLKEGEPGSFRAMFDVAPAVDLPDYKNLTVTKRKRAIDDEAVAEHLESLRQQNAKFIPVDDAPAGLGHFATLDIKVKPQGMKAMTYTDQVIQLAEGRPFDQEIVGMKVEETRKFSITIPAEDPNRAMAGKAVAYEATLKDLRRRDIPELGDEFAKDLGEHESLEDLKAFVRKDLEEASERDALTRLQSAVLDALLEAAPFEVPASMVSLQLDDYCQEFAEMAARQGVDPKNINWGAYRNSRKLDAERAVRSGYLLQAIGNAEDIQVSDEEIDAEVRAIMDEHKIQQPFEAFRANLEQRGATTEIKGRVRTDKIFELILKTATIQEELLDKAAFAAQVELERRREAGIPQARYDAGGVEGGDLEHQEGGDPAAVKAAEHVHGPDCDHDH, from the coding sequence ATGCCGTCCAGCCTCACCCACCACTCCCCCACGCGGAAGTCCATCGACGTCACCGTCCCGGCCTCGGAGGTCTCGGAGGAGTACGGCAAGGTCCTCGCGAAGATCGCGCCCAAGGTGCGGATCCCCGGTTTCCGTCCCGGCAAGGCCCCCAAGGACGTGCTGATGCAGCGCTACGAGCGCGAGATCCTCTCCGAGGTGGCGGAGAACCTGGTGAACCGCCACTTCATGCAGGCGGCTTCCTCCGAGGGCGTCTTCCCCATCTCCCGCCCCGCCCTCGAGAAGGTGGACCTGAAGGAGGGCGAGCCCGGCTCCTTCCGCGCCATGTTCGACGTGGCCCCCGCCGTGGACCTGCCCGACTACAAGAACCTCACCGTCACCAAGCGCAAGCGGGCCATCGATGACGAGGCCGTCGCCGAGCACCTGGAGAGCCTGCGCCAGCAGAACGCCAAGTTCATCCCCGTGGACGACGCCCCCGCCGGCCTCGGCCACTTCGCCACCCTCGACATCAAGGTCAAGCCCCAGGGCATGAAGGCCATGACCTACACCGACCAGGTGATCCAGCTCGCCGAAGGCCGCCCCTTCGACCAGGAGATCGTGGGCATGAAGGTCGAGGAGACCCGGAAGTTCTCCATCACCATCCCCGCCGAGGACCCCAACCGCGCCATGGCCGGCAAGGCCGTGGCCTACGAGGCCACCCTCAAGGACCTGCGCCGCCGCGACATCCCCGAGCTGGGCGACGAGTTCGCCAAGGACCTGGGCGAGCACGAGAGCCTCGAGGACCTGAAGGCCTTCGTCCGCAAGGACCTGGAAGAGGCCTCCGAGCGCGACGCCCTCACCCGCCTGCAGTCCGCCGTCCTGGACGCCCTGCTGGAAGCCGCCCCCTTCGAAGTGCCCGCCTCCATGGTCAGCCTGCAGCTGGATGACTACTGCCAGGAATTCGCCGAGATGGCCGCCCGTCAGGGCGTCGATCCCAAGAACATCAACTGGGGCGCCTACCGGAACAGCCGCAAGCTGGATGCCGAGCGGGCCGTCCGCAGCGGCTACCTGCTTCAGGCCATCGGCAACGCCGAGGACATCCAGGTGAGCGACGAGGAGATCGACGCCGAAGTCCGCGCCATCATGGACGAGCACAAGATCCAGCAGCCCTTCGAGGCCTTCCGGGCCAACCTGGAGCAGCGCGGCGCGACCACCGAGATCAAGGGCCGGGTCCGCACCGACAAGATCTTCGAGCTGATCCTGAAGACCGCCACCATCCAGGAGGAGCTCCTGGACAAGGCCGCCTTCGCGGCCCAGGTGGAGCTGGAGCGCCGCCGCGAGGCCGGCATCCCCCAGGCCCGCTATGACGCCGGCGGCGTCGAGGGCGGCGACCTGGAGCACCAGGAGGGCGGCGATCCCGCCGCCGTGAAGGCCGCCGAGCACGTCCACGGGCCCGACTGCGACCACGACCACTGA
- a CDS encoding adenosine deaminase family protein, translating to MTGSCPTVDRHAHLEGSLDADWVRTEAAKLGRTPPASLEALWRGEAVPFEGFIDAFFFACGFLTSAEAVRDAVRATVKRLPPANGADRGVDLWVSPHFLVRQARFLDLDALWRGLDDGIREARAQGVKIVAIIDAVNHFGVDHGHEVLDLVLPGLPPWVAGFSTGGLERVPFRAWAPVFERARKAGLRLAAHAGENGPGSNVRDAILDAGATRIVHGVRAAGDPALVELLAERRIPLDICPTSNFALVPDLGAHPLPRFLAAGVRCALGTDDPGVIPTTLPGEWEQAAKLGLADGDLEKLRTFAVEDAWCFQADQPGGGLPPF from the coding sequence ATGACCGGGTCCTGCCCGACCGTTGACCGGCACGCCCATCTGGAGGGCAGCCTGGATGCGGACTGGGTCCGGACCGAGGCCGCGAAGCTCGGCCGAACGCCTCCCGCGAGCCTGGAGGCCCTCTGGCGCGGCGAGGCCGTGCCCTTCGAAGGCTTCATCGACGCCTTCTTCTTCGCGTGCGGCTTCCTCACCAGCGCCGAGGCCGTGCGGGACGCCGTGCGCGCCACGGTCAAACGGCTGCCGCCGGCCAACGGCGCGGACCGCGGCGTCGACCTGTGGGTCTCCCCGCACTTCCTCGTCCGCCAGGCCAGGTTCCTGGACCTGGACGCCCTCTGGCGGGGCCTGGACGACGGCATCCGCGAGGCCCGCGCCCAGGGCGTGAAGATCGTCGCCATCATCGACGCGGTGAACCACTTCGGCGTGGACCACGGCCACGAGGTGCTCGACCTCGTCCTGCCCGGCCTGCCGCCGTGGGTGGCCGGGTTCTCCACGGGGGGCCTGGAGCGCGTGCCCTTCCGGGCGTGGGCGCCGGTGTTCGAGCGCGCGCGCAAGGCCGGGCTGCGCCTCGCCGCCCACGCCGGCGAGAACGGGCCGGGCTCCAACGTGCGGGACGCGATCCTGGACGCGGGGGCCACCCGCATCGTCCACGGCGTGCGGGCCGCGGGCGATCCCGCCCTCGTGGAGCTCCTCGCCGAGCGGCGCATCCCCCTGGACATCTGCCCCACCTCCAACTTCGCCCTCGTCCCCGACCTGGGCGCGCACCCCCTGCCCCGCTTCCTGGCGGCGGGGGTCCGCTGCGCCCTCGGGACCGATGATCCGGGCGTCATCCCCACGACCCTGCCCGGGGAATGGGAGCAAGCGGCCAAGCTTGGCCTCGCCGACGGGGACCTCGAGAAACTCAGGACCTTCGCCGTGGAGGACGCCTGGTGCTTCCAGGCGGATCAGCCCGGGGGGGGCCTCCCGCCGTTTTGA
- a CDS encoding FYDLN acid domain-containing protein, translating into MANLGKKWSCFGCNAKFYDFGKPEPVCPKCGANQKEAPAKPKAAKKEKAALQIDDDFIAEGEADVAAEDGLEESLGISGARAEGVDPGDLQMDDYDE; encoded by the coding sequence ATGGCGAATCTTGGGAAGAAATGGAGCTGCTTCGGGTGCAATGCCAAATTCTATGATTTCGGCAAACCGGAGCCCGTCTGCCCCAAGTGCGGCGCCAACCAGAAGGAGGCGCCCGCCAAGCCCAAGGCCGCCAAGAAGGAGAAGGCCGCCCTGCAGATCGATGACGACTTCATCGCCGAAGGCGAGGCCGACGTGGCCGCCGAAGACGGCCTCGAGGAGAGCCTCGGCATCTCCGGCGCGCGGGCCGAAGGGGTGGATCCCGGCGACCTGCAGATGGACGACTACGACGAATGA
- a CDS encoding STAS domain-containing protein, with protein MADLSIQVKEVDGVAVLRPEGFINAHTVRMFEDALEKLVAQGRFTILLDCRALNYISSAGLGAIMGLIETVRENGGDILLCNLAENVYAIFDTLGFTQLYRVFRSDADAFEALSGKA; from the coding sequence ATGGCGGATCTTTCAATCCAGGTCAAGGAGGTCGACGGGGTGGCCGTGCTGCGGCCGGAGGGCTTCATCAACGCCCACACCGTCCGCATGTTCGAGGACGCCCTCGAGAAGCTGGTGGCCCAGGGGCGCTTCACCATCCTGCTGGACTGCCGCGCCTTGAACTACATCAGTTCGGCCGGCCTCGGCGCCATCATGGGCCTCATCGAGACCGTCCGCGAGAACGGCGGGGACATCCTGCTCTGCAACCTCGCGGAGAACGTCTACGCCATCTTCGACACCCTCGGCTTCACCCAGCTCTACCGGGTGTTCCGGAGCGACGCCGACGCCTTCGAGGCGCTGAGCGGGAAGGCCTGA
- a CDS encoding ATP-binding protein, whose amino-acid sequence MKPAADPEAFRLVIPSQTRYLNLVTAMAKRASLVAGMDDATAAKVSIAVDEAVTNVIIHAYRGESDHQVEIELRFTPDRLEIRIWNTGGGLHDEDVVLPDPREYVKHPRKGGLGLLLMSRFMDEIHFQNLDGRSECCMIKRVS is encoded by the coding sequence GTGAAGCCCGCGGCCGACCCCGAAGCCTTCCGGCTGGTCATCCCCAGCCAGACCCGCTACCTCAACCTGGTCACGGCCATGGCCAAGCGGGCCTCCCTCGTGGCCGGCATGGACGACGCCACCGCGGCCAAGGTCTCCATCGCGGTGGACGAGGCCGTCACCAACGTGATCATCCACGCCTACCGGGGCGAATCGGACCACCAGGTGGAGATCGAGCTGCGGTTCACGCCCGACCGCCTCGAGATCCGCATCTGGAACACGGGCGGGGGCCTCCATGACGAGGACGTGGTCCTGCCCGATCCCCGGGAATACGTGAAGCACCCCCGGAAGGGCGGCCTCGGGCTTCTCCTCATGAGCCGGTTCATGGACGAGATCCACTTCCAGAACCTCGACGGCCGGTCGGAGTGCTGCATGATCAAGCGGGTCTCCTGA
- a CDS encoding PP2C family protein-serine/threonine phosphatase, whose product MEPEPFSPFERLRELCTRIPEGTQELLPIVDFLETFPEQVTEEALIHLVGVTALGIAKSPQGGLWNGTRWLFLRGAATPYPSNPGQGWTSLPWVYGDEQYGWLVVRTPQPPVALTLLLSISAPLLAWRRLEATRSDQNRALALQLSRLNTLFDLTRNLGEVETRVELIRLMGNTLAGEFHIQRLLVVGADGTVLHSRGLGTLPDALTGDDLHRIFLEKGLIHAVELRDQDHSHGFAYAADPPLGPLTDEDELFLQTLLNITSSQLSALELRESRIQAMRLEKDLELARNIQRRILPKRLPEPEGWQCAAANLPYQAVGGDLYDLWMASDVDRSPRLHLAVADISGKGLPASLMMTQLSAFLRAMADRRVEDWGKLALRLNARMNEVRDRNRYATLFMGSLNPATGDLRYVNAGHNPPLLVPGDGRPLERLMPTGPMVGLLPGAAFTEGRATMRPGDALVIFTDGVVEAEDTQGADLGEAPLVECVRSLPDATADDLFEALLTRTFQHMAGGGFKDDVTLVVVKRL is encoded by the coding sequence ATGGAACCCGAGCCCTTCTCCCCCTTCGAGCGACTCCGGGAGCTCTGCACGCGGATCCCCGAGGGGACCCAGGAGCTGCTGCCCATCGTGGACTTCCTGGAGACCTTCCCGGAGCAGGTCACGGAGGAGGCGCTCATCCACCTGGTGGGCGTGACGGCCCTGGGCATCGCCAAGTCCCCCCAGGGCGGCCTCTGGAACGGCACCCGCTGGCTCTTCCTGCGGGGCGCCGCCACCCCCTATCCCTCCAACCCCGGCCAGGGCTGGACGAGCCTGCCCTGGGTCTACGGGGACGAGCAGTATGGCTGGCTGGTTGTGCGCACGCCCCAGCCGCCCGTGGCCCTGACCCTCCTCCTGTCCATTTCGGCGCCCCTCCTCGCCTGGCGCCGCCTGGAGGCCACCCGCAGCGACCAGAACCGGGCCCTGGCCCTCCAGCTGAGCCGCCTCAACACCCTCTTCGACCTCACCCGGAACCTGGGGGAGGTGGAGACCCGGGTGGAGCTGATCCGCCTCATGGGCAACACCCTGGCGGGGGAGTTCCACATCCAGCGCCTGCTCGTGGTGGGGGCCGACGGCACCGTCCTCCACAGCCGGGGCCTGGGCACCCTGCCCGATGCCCTCACCGGGGACGACCTGCACCGCATCTTCCTGGAGAAGGGCCTCATCCACGCCGTGGAACTGCGGGACCAGGACCACAGCCACGGCTTCGCCTACGCCGCCGATCCGCCCCTGGGGCCCCTGACGGACGAGGACGAGCTCTTCCTGCAAACCCTGCTGAACATCACCAGCAGCCAGCTGAGCGCCCTCGAACTGCGGGAGAGCCGCATCCAGGCCATGCGCCTGGAGAAGGACCTGGAGCTGGCCCGCAACATCCAGCGGCGCATCCTCCCCAAGCGCCTGCCCGAGCCCGAGGGCTGGCAGTGCGCGGCGGCCAACCTCCCCTACCAGGCCGTCGGCGGCGACCTGTACGACCTGTGGATGGCCTCGGACGTGGACCGGAGCCCCCGGCTCCACCTGGCCGTGGCGGACATCTCGGGCAAGGGCCTGCCCGCCTCCCTCATGATGACCCAGCTCTCCGCCTTCCTCCGGGCCATGGCGGACCGGCGCGTCGAGGACTGGGGCAAGCTGGCCCTGCGCCTCAACGCCCGCATGAACGAGGTGCGGGACCGGAACCGCTACGCCACCCTCTTCATGGGCAGCCTCAACCCCGCCACCGGGGACCTGCGCTACGTGAACGCCGGCCACAACCCGCCCCTGCTGGTGCCGGGGGACGGACGGCCTCTGGAACGGTTGATGCCCACGGGCCCCATGGTGGGCCTCCTCCCCGGCGCGGCCTTCACGGAGGGGCGGGCCACGATGCGGCCCGGCGACGCCCTGGTCATCTTCACGGACGGGGTCGTGGAGGCCGAGGACACCCAGGGGGCGGACCTGGGGGAGGCCCCGCTCGTCGAATGCGTCCGGTCCCTCCCCGACGCGACCGCGGACGATCTGTTCGAGGCCCTGCTCACCCGCACCTTCCAGCACATGGCTGGCGGCGGGTTCAAGGACGATGTGACGCTGGTGGTGGTGAAGCGGCTGTAG
- a CDS encoding zinc metalloprotease HtpX has protein sequence MNGMKTFLLIMVMTGVLVFVGNLLYGDMGIILALGFAILMNGVGYFFSDSIVLAAYRAQLVGPQDAPELHAIVATLAQRAGLPMPRVAIIPDETPNAFATGRNPEHAVVAVTEGILRALSRPELEAVIAHELGHVKHRDILIGSLAAVLAQAIMFVSRLALWFGPRRDDDEGGGNALVAILVMILGPIAAILLQMAISRSREYLADDYSAHVTGRPDMLASALGRLESYNQQVPMRDAQPATAHMMIVSPLRGGGLMGLFSTHPPLSRRIERLNAMAVQMR, from the coding sequence ATGAACGGAATGAAGACCTTCCTCCTGATCATGGTCATGACCGGCGTCCTGGTCTTCGTGGGGAACCTGCTCTACGGGGACATGGGCATCATCCTCGCCCTGGGCTTCGCCATCCTCATGAACGGCGTCGGCTATTTCTTCTCGGACAGCATCGTCCTGGCCGCCTACCGCGCCCAGCTCGTGGGCCCCCAGGACGCCCCTGAACTCCACGCCATCGTGGCCACCCTGGCCCAGCGCGCGGGCCTGCCCATGCCCCGCGTGGCCATCATCCCCGACGAGACCCCCAACGCCTTCGCCACCGGCCGGAACCCCGAGCACGCGGTGGTGGCCGTGACCGAGGGGATCCTGCGGGCCCTCTCCCGCCCGGAGCTGGAGGCGGTGATCGCCCACGAGCTGGGGCACGTCAAGCACCGGGACATCCTCATCGGCAGCCTCGCGGCGGTGCTGGCCCAGGCCATCATGTTCGTGTCGCGCCTCGCCCTCTGGTTCGGCCCGCGCCGGGATGACGACGAGGGCGGCGGCAACGCCCTCGTGGCCATCCTCGTCATGATCCTCGGTCCCATCGCGGCCATCCTGCTCCAGATGGCCATCAGCCGCTCCCGGGAGTACCTGGCCGACGACTATTCCGCCCACGTGACTGGCCGTCCGGACATGCTCGCGTCCGCCCTGGGGCGCCTGGAGTCCTACAACCAGCAGGTGCCCATGCGCGACGCCCAGCCCGCGACGGCCCACATGATGATCGTGAGCCCCCTCCGGGGCGGCGGCCTCATGGGGCTCTTCAGCACCCATCCCCCGCTGAGCCGGCGCATCGAGCGGCTCAACGCCATGGCCGTGCAGATGCGCTGA
- a CDS encoding protein kinase domain-containing protein, with amino-acid sequence MRERIGKFEIVKLLGSGSMGEVFLARDPVLGRQVAVKTIRPNAHFTAEAQARFEREARAAGAMNHPNIVTIFDFGEDEGTHYLVMEYVEGEDLAAALRGGDYGTEELLELLAQACEGLAFAHERGVVHRDIKPANILVTRLGRRPVAKLMDFGVAHVETSELTQAGNWMGTANYMAPEYLESGRAQPASDLFAMGVVLYEILTGGRKPFSGDSPMSVLAAILRMEPAPFTAEEQAALGPGLVAVALRALAKDPADRFANADEMAAAVREAMAGGIRRGGAPARAAAPAPSEPRTLVVGRSGKGQCMSLRVALRQAEPGARILVLPGVYREALVVDKDVAIQGQGDASEVVIESPKGPALVLDAGQVSLAGLTLQGAQDDPGPVVTVVRGRVQMEDCDLDVGAGVGVLLSGTAADPVLRKCALRGRGEAAVAAAPKTVVRMEDCLVSGDFRCGVRAASGARVLLKGCRVRNTEGTGIHLLPGAQASLEGCLVSGQRAGGVEIEAEARAELTGTRVLDSGSIGVLALERGTAVLDDCELGGHALGGAHGADGASVQMRRCRVQGNLGLGVSIMDQGLMTLEACELSANQEPAALVHHGATMQMKGCKIYDNRAFGVVCAWRGRGVLEACEIFGNALTGAKVEPGGSLLLVRCDLRDGKDTGILLLEDAEVTLEECVVHRNARGGILLAKDASDPVLRGGNRLQDDLLRRTAGGDTIKVTPVKRA; translated from the coding sequence ATGCGGGAGCGCATCGGGAAGTTCGAGATCGTCAAGCTGCTGGGCAGCGGCTCCATGGGCGAGGTGTTCCTGGCCCGGGACCCGGTCCTGGGCCGGCAAGTCGCGGTCAAGACCATCCGTCCCAACGCCCATTTCACCGCCGAGGCCCAGGCCCGCTTCGAGCGGGAGGCGCGCGCGGCCGGGGCCATGAACCACCCCAACATCGTCACGATCTTCGATTTCGGCGAGGACGAGGGCACCCACTACCTGGTGATGGAGTACGTGGAGGGGGAGGACCTGGCCGCCGCCCTGCGGGGGGGCGACTACGGGACGGAGGAACTGCTGGAGCTCCTGGCCCAGGCCTGCGAGGGCCTGGCCTTCGCCCACGAGCGCGGCGTGGTCCACCGGGACATCAAGCCCGCCAACATCCTCGTGACCCGCCTGGGGCGGCGGCCCGTGGCCAAGCTCATGGATTTCGGGGTCGCCCATGTGGAGACCAGCGAGCTGACCCAGGCCGGGAACTGGATGGGCACGGCCAACTACATGGCGCCCGAGTACCTGGAGTCGGGCCGCGCCCAGCCGGCCTCGGACCTCTTCGCCATGGGCGTGGTGCTCTACGAGATCCTCACCGGCGGCCGGAAGCCCTTTTCCGGGGACAGCCCCATGTCGGTGCTCGCCGCCATCCTGCGCATGGAGCCCGCGCCCTTCACGGCCGAGGAACAGGCCGCCCTGGGCCCCGGCCTCGTGGCCGTGGCGCTGCGGGCCCTGGCCAAGGACCCCGCGGACCGCTTCGCCAACGCCGACGAGATGGCCGCCGCCGTGCGGGAGGCCATGGCCGGCGGGATCCGCCGCGGCGGCGCTCCCGCCCGGGCCGCCGCGCCCGCGCCGTCCGAGCCCCGCACCCTCGTGGTGGGCCGCAGCGGCAAGGGCCAGTGCATGAGCCTGCGGGTGGCCCTGCGCCAGGCCGAGCCCGGCGCGCGGATCCTCGTCCTGCCGGGGGTCTACCGGGAAGCCCTGGTGGTGGACAAGGACGTGGCCATCCAGGGCCAGGGCGACGCCTCGGAGGTGGTGATCGAGAGCCCCAAGGGGCCCGCCCTCGTCCTGGACGCCGGCCAGGTGTCCCTGGCGGGCCTCACCCTCCAGGGGGCCCAGGACGATCCGGGCCCCGTCGTCACCGTCGTCCGGGGGCGGGTCCAGATGGAGGACTGCGACCTGGACGTGGGTGCCGGCGTGGGGGTGCTGCTGTCGGGCACCGCCGCCGACCCCGTCCTCCGCAAGTGCGCCCTGCGCGGCCGGGGGGAGGCCGCGGTCGCCGCGGCCCCCAAGACGGTGGTCCGCATGGAGGATTGCCTCGTGTCCGGCGACTTCCGGTGCGGCGTCCGGGCGGCTTCGGGCGCGCGGGTGCTGCTGAAGGGCTGCCGGGTGCGCAACACGGAGGGCACGGGCATCCACCTGCTGCCGGGGGCCCAGGCCTCCCTGGAGGGCTGCCTCGTCTCCGGCCAGCGGGCCGGGGGCGTGGAGATCGAGGCCGAGGCCCGGGCGGAACTCACGGGCACCCGGGTGCTGGATTCGGGGTCCATCGGGGTCCTCGCCCTGGAGCGGGGCACGGCCGTGCTGGACGACTGCGAACTGGGCGGCCACGCCCTGGGCGGCGCCCACGGGGCCGACGGGGCCTCCGTCCAGATGCGCCGCTGCCGGGTGCAGGGCAACCTGGGCCTGGGGGTCTCCATCATGGACCAGGGACTCATGACCCTCGAGGCCTGCGAACTGAGCGCCAACCAGGAGCCCGCCGCCCTCGTGCACCATGGCGCCACCATGCAGATGAAGGGCTGCAAGATCTACGACAACCGCGCCTTCGGGGTGGTCTGCGCCTGGCGCGGCCGCGGCGTGCTGGAAGCCTGCGAGATCTTCGGGAACGCCCTCACGGGCGCCAAGGTGGAGCCCGGGGGCAGCCTCCTCCTGGTGCGCTGCGACCTGCGCGACGGCAAGGACACCGGCATCCTCCTCCTGGAGGACGCGGAGGTGACCCTGGAGGAGTGCGTGGTCCACCGGAACGCCCGGGGCGGCATCCTCCTGGCCAAGGACGCCTCCGACCCCGTCCTGCGGGGGGGCAACCGCCTCCAGGACGATCTCCTCCGCCGGACCGCCGGGGGGGACACCATCAAGGTGACGCCCGTCAAACGGGCTTGA
- a CDS encoding PilZ domain-containing protein, translating to MAKPRSGKPEENETRIEDPEVLRATFLEILNAGVEFPIKVEGTHTLPYFSTVKALDWEQGTLVLKLVRPLPHELLVGAVFHFLCSAGEQRFEGFLEYRGREGYLQYTFRVPTFLVLADRRIHPRYPFRPRESAYVILQDADVPGLGVAGPLANISMGGLAMRVDRIIRLDTGIRIPPASAVFQRGKGFPRVRVQGLPRLHVLEVRGITAHAYERGTEVILGLSFAGLSGEEEAALRAALDIRDRLQRGALAGSRPESGPIVLRSENRSAPPEATAPLDPEAPAFGADLLRRLRRRTALVALVKAPGPARDSLEARLREAGFLRLQVAGTLEELAAALADEPRRRAPRLYLVDLATAHTGDAEPLEAVRAIERGVSGGAGAPTVILCDDVDPTLLLSQAAQTRYLYTNFPPESLETLDALLEEDVKPV from the coding sequence ATGGCGAAACCGAGGTCGGGAAAGCCCGAAGAGAATGAAACCCGCATCGAGGATCCGGAGGTCCTCCGGGCCACCTTCCTCGAAATCCTCAACGCCGGCGTCGAGTTCCCCATCAAGGTGGAGGGCACCCACACCCTTCCCTACTTCTCGACGGTCAAGGCCCTCGACTGGGAACAGGGCACCCTGGTGCTCAAGCTGGTGCGCCCCCTGCCCCACGAACTCCTGGTGGGGGCCGTCTTCCACTTCCTCTGCTCCGCGGGGGAGCAGCGCTTCGAAGGCTTCCTCGAGTACCGGGGACGCGAAGGCTACCTGCAGTACACCTTCCGGGTGCCCACCTTCCTGGTGCTGGCCGACCGCAGGATCCACCCCCGCTACCCCTTCCGGCCCCGGGAGAGCGCCTACGTCATCCTCCAGGACGCGGACGTGCCCGGCCTGGGCGTCGCCGGCCCCCTGGCGAACATCAGCATGGGCGGCCTGGCCATGCGGGTGGACCGCATCATCCGCCTCGACACGGGCATCCGCATCCCCCCCGCCAGCGCCGTCTTCCAGCGCGGCAAGGGCTTCCCGCGGGTGCGGGTCCAGGGGCTGCCCCGGCTCCACGTGCTGGAGGTGCGCGGCATCACGGCCCACGCCTACGAGCGGGGCACGGAGGTGATCCTGGGCCTCAGCTTCGCCGGCCTCTCCGGCGAGGAGGAGGCCGCGCTCCGGGCGGCCCTGGACATCCGCGACCGGCTGCAGCGGGGCGCCCTGGCGGGTTCCCGCCCCGAGAGCGGCCCGATCGTGCTGCGGAGCGAGAACCGGTCCGCCCCACCCGAGGCCACCGCGCCGCTGGATCCGGAGGCGCCGGCCTTCGGGGCGGACCTGCTCCGCCGCCTCCGCCGCCGCACCGCCCTGGTGGCCCTCGTCAAGGCGCCCGGCCCCGCCCGGGACAGCCTGGAGGCCCGCCTCCGGGAGGCCGGGTTCCTCCGGCTCCAGGTCGCCGGCACCCTGGAGGAGCTGGCCGCCGCCTTGGCGGATGAGCCCAGGCGCCGGGCGCCCCGGCTCTACCTGGTGGACCTCGCCACCGCCCACACCGGGGACGCGGAACCCCTGGAGGCGGTGCGCGCCATCGAGCGCGGCGTCTCCGGCGGGGCCGGGGCGCCCACGGTCATCCTCTGCGACGACGTGGACCCCACCCTCCTGCTCTCCCAGGCCGCCCAGACCCGGTATCTCTACACGAACTTCCCCCCCGAGTCCCTGGAGACCCTGGACGCGCTGCTGGAGGAGGACGTCAAGCCCGTTTGA